The following proteins are encoded in a genomic region of Oncorhynchus kisutch isolate 150728-3 linkage group LG4, Okis_V2, whole genome shotgun sequence:
- the vps4a gene encoding vacuolar protein sorting-associated protein 4A: protein MTTSTLQKAIDLVTKATEEDKNKNYEEALRLYQHAVEYFLHAIKYEAHSDKAKESIRGKCMQYLDRAEKLKDFLKNKEKTGKKPVKEAQSNDKSDSDSEGENPERKKLQEQLMGAIVMEKPNVRWNDVAGLEGAKEALKEAVILPIKFPHLFTGKRTPWRGILLFGPPGTGKSYLAKAVATEANNSTFFSVSSSDLMSKWLGESEKLVKNLFDLARQHKPSIIFIDEVDSLCGSRNENESEAARRIKTEFLVQMQGVGNNNDGILTLGATNIPWVLDAAIRRRFEKRIYIPLPEEPARSQMFRLHLGNTPHSLSDADLRQLAKKTEGYSGADISVIVRDALMQPVRKVQSATHFKKVRGPSRANSQLMVDDLLTPCSPGDPAAIELTWMDVPSDKLLEPIVCMSDMLRSLSTTRPTVNSEDLFKVRKFTEDFGQEG from the exons ATGACAACGTCAACATTACAG AAAGCGATTGATCTTGTGACCAAAGCCACAGAGGAGGACAAGAACAAGAACTATGAGGAAGCCTTGCGCCTTTACCAGCATGCAGTGGAGTACTTCCTGCATGCTATCAAGT ATGAGGCACACAGTGACAAGGCAAAGGAGAGCATACGTGGGAAGTGTATGCAGTACCTAGACCGGGCTGAGAAACTCAAAGATTTCttgaaaaacaaagaaaaaacagggaAGAAGCCTGTCAAGGAAGCACAGAGTAATGATAA GAGTGACAGTGACAGCGAGGGTGAAAAcccagagagaaagaaactgcAGGAGCAACTGatgg GTGCCATTGTGATGGAAAAGCCCAATGTCCGGTGGAACGATGTAGCTGGGCTAGAGGGAGCTAAGGAGGCCCTGAAGGAAGCTGTAATCCTGCCCATTAAATTCCCTCACCTCTTCACAG GCAAACGCACTCCATGGAGAGGGATTCTTCTCTTTGGACCCCCTGGGACGGGAAAGTCTTACCTGGCCAAAGCAGTAGCCACAGAAGCCAACAACTCCACCTTCTTTTCTGTGTCATCATCAGACCTCATGTCCAAGTGGCTTGGAGAGAGTGAGAA aCTGGTGAAGAACCTGTTTGATCTTGCCCGCCAGCACAAGCCCTCCATCATCTTTATTGACGAGGTGGACTCGCTCTGTGGCTCCAGGAATGAGAATGAGAGTGAGGCAGCCCGGCGGATTAAGACCGAGTTCCTGGTACAGATGCAAG GTGTGGGCAACAACAACGATGGAATCCTCACCCTTGGGGCCACTAACATTCCCTGGGTTCTGGATGCTGCCATCCGTAGAAG GTTTGAGAAGCGTATCTACATCCCTCTCCCAGAGGAGCCCGCCAGGTCACAGATGTTCCGGCTGCACCTGGGCAACACACCCCACAGCCTGAGTGACGCAGACCTTCGTCAGCTCGCCAAAAAGACAGAAGGCTACTCCGGGGCTGACATCAGCGTCATTGTACGAGATGCCCTCATGCAGCCTGTCAGGAAAGTGCAGTCAGCCACACACTTCAAAAAG GTGCGAGGGCCATCCCGTGCCAACAGTCAATTGATGGTGGATGACCTTCTGACCCCGTGTTCGCCTGGGGACCCAGCTGCCATAGAATTAACCTGGATGGATGTGCCTAGCGACAAGCTGCTGGAACCCATCGTCTGCATG TCTGATATGCTGCGGTCACTGTCCACCACGCGTCCGACAGTCAACAGTGAAGACTTGTTCAAGGTCAGGAAGTTCACAGAGGACTTTGGACAGGAGGGCTAA
- the cdk10 gene encoding cyclin-dependent kinase 10 has protein sequence MENAADTDPDPIKLKSIKNNRTFTVPQKHRFGNCRSVKEFEKLNRIGEGTYGIVYRARDTRSDDIVALKKVRMDKEKDGIPISSLREITLLLKLRHPNIVELKEVVVGSHLESLFLVMSYCEQDLASLLENMPTPFSEAQVKCIALQLLRGLDYLHLNFILHRDLKVSNLLMTDKGCVKIADFGLARCYGIPLQPMTPRVVTLWYRAPELLLGTKTQTTALDMWAVGCILAELLAHKPLLPGGSEIQQVDLIVQLLGTPNENIWPGFTRLPLVGQYSLRKQPYNNLKNKFTWLSDAGLRLLNLLFMYNPLRRATAKDCLESSYFKEKPLPCEADLMPTFPHHRNKRAAPAVESQSKRNKV, from the exons ATGGAGAACGCTGCAGATACTGACCCGGACCCCATAAAGCTGAAGTCGATCAAGAACAACAGAACGTTCACAGTACCGCAAAAACACAGG TTTGGGAACTGTAGGAGTGTGAAAGAATTTGAGAAACTGAACCGAATCGGCGAGGGAACATATGGAATTGTGT ACAGAGCTCGAGACACCAGGTCTGATGATATTGTAGCACTGAAGAAGGTCCGGATGGACAAGGAAAAGGATG GGATCCCTATCAGTAGTCTGAGAGAGATCACCCTGTTGCTCAAACTCAGACACCCCAACATAGTGGAGTtaaaggaggtggtggtgggaAGTCACCTGGAGAG TCTCTTCCTAGTTATGAGTTACTGTGAGCAGGACCTGGCCAGTCTGCTGGAAAACATGCCAACACCTTTCTCAGAGGCACAG GTGAAGTGTATAGCTCTGCAGCTGCTGAGAGGTCTGGATTATCTTCACCTCAACTTTATTCTGCACAG GGATCTGAAGGTGTCCAATCTGCTGATGACAGACAAAGGCTGTGTAAAGATTG CTGACTTTGGCTTGGCACGTTGCTACGGTATCCCCCTACAGCCTATGACGCCCCGGGTGGTGACATTGTG GTATAGAGCACCAGAGCTCCTCCTAGGgaccaagactcagaccacagcCTTAGACATGTG GGCGGTGGGCTGCATCCTGGCTGAGCTGCTTGCACATAAACCTCTGCTGCCAGGGGGTTCTGAGATCCAACAGGTGGACCTCATAGTGCAACTGTTGGGTACCCCTAATGAAAACATCTGGCCG GGCTTCACTCGTCTTCCCCTAGTTGGACAGTACAGTTTGAGGAAACAACCATACAACAATTTGAAGAATAAGTTCACCTGGTTGTCTGATGCAGGGCTGCGTTTACTCAACCTTCTCTTCATGTACAATCCTCTACGCAG GGCCACAGCTAAGGACTGCTTGGAGAGTTCCTACTTTAAGGAGAAACCTTTGC CTTGTGAGGCTGACTTGATGCCAACCTTCCCTCATCATCGCAATAAAAGGGCAGCCCCAGCTGTAGAGAGCCAATCAAAACGCAATAAAGTGTAA
- the chmp1a gene encoding charged multivesicular body protein 1a, producing MDDTLFQLKFTAKQLEKLAKKAEKDSKSEQAKVKKALQQKNVEVARVYAENAIRKKNEGLNCLRMASRVDAVASKVQTAVTMKAVTKNMTQVTKALDKALGSMDLQKVSAVMDKFETQVQNLDVHTSVMEDSMSSATTLTTPQDQVDDLIVQIAEESGLEVMDQLSQLPAGATSLGESSSRSQQEKEDQLSRRLAALRN from the exons ATGGATG acACACTCTTCCAACTGAAG TTTACAGCAAAACAGCTCGAAAAACTTGCCAAAAAGGCAGAGAAAGATTCAAAATCCGAGCAAGCCAAAGTTAAAAAG GCTCTTCAGCAGAAGAATGTGGAAGTTGCCAGAGTGTATGCAGAGAATGCCATCCGTAAGAAGAACGAGGGCCTTAATTGTCTGCGCATGGCATCCCGTGTTGATGCTGTTGCCTCCAAGGTCCAGACTGCTGTCACTATGAAAGCA GTCACAAAGAATATGACGCAGGTCACTAAGGCACTGGACAAAGCGCTGGGTTCCATGGACCTGCAGAAGGTGTCTGCTGTTATGGACAAGTTTGAGACGCAGGTCCAGAACCTCGATGTTCACACCTCG GTGATGGAGGACTCTATGAGCTCGGCCACCACACTGACCACGCCACAGGACCAGGTGGATGACCTCATCGTCCAGATAGCAGAAGAGAGTGGTCTGGAGGTGATGGACCAGCTCAGCCAGCTGCCTGCAGGAGCCACCTCATTGGGAGAGAGCTCCTCACGCTCACAGCAGGAGAAGGAGGACCAGCTGTCTCGCAG GTTGGCTGCTTTGCGGAACTGA